A window of Psychromonas sp. CNPT3 contains these coding sequences:
- a CDS encoding peptidoglycan binding protein CsiV: MLNSLTLHAQTRWFEVELLLFERNVKLSDQTENLGQDNIKLDFSRSIPLLKIPTNVDCTPGRSCLAKNISVLVNKAKFNSAQTGFVLLSNSRLQLAAQRLSLKRHWLFKPLLHAVWRMPVYSRNNTRPLRIFAGKNLVSGQNADIKYLNDKWEIDGNLKIYLAHYLYVDSQLIIRKRVMQDMPTPEQQEEKAVLDIVNSQNGVQIIRPSDEVAPVKQAQRSVIKEVLFDQNRRMRSGEIHYFDHPLMGMLIQIRKIKA; this comes from the coding sequence ATGCTTAATAGCCTTACGCTACATGCACAAACCCGCTGGTTTGAGGTTGAATTACTGCTCTTTGAACGTAATGTAAAACTTAGCGATCAAACAGAAAACCTAGGCCAAGATAATATTAAACTGGATTTCTCGCGCAGTATTCCGTTACTCAAAATACCGACGAATGTAGATTGCACACCCGGTCGCAGTTGCCTCGCGAAAAACATTTCAGTCTTAGTCAATAAAGCCAAATTTAACAGTGCGCAAACAGGTTTTGTTTTATTAAGTAATTCGCGCCTACAACTGGCAGCGCAGCGCCTAAGCCTTAAAAGACACTGGTTATTTAAACCCCTTTTACATGCGGTTTGGCGTATGCCGGTTTACAGTCGCAATAATACTCGCCCACTGCGCATTTTTGCGGGTAAAAACTTAGTCAGTGGCCAGAATGCCGACATTAAGTACCTCAATGACAAATGGGAAATTGATGGTAACCTTAAAATTTATTTAGCACATTACTTATACGTTGATAGCCAATTAATCATTCGTAAACGCGTAATGCAAGATATGCCAACGCCAGAGCAACAAGAAGAAAAGGCCGTACTCGACATTGTTAACAGTCAAAATGGGGTGCAAATCATTCGCCCGAGTGACGAGGTAGCGCCGGTGAAACAGGCACAACGAAGCGTGATAAAAGAAGTGCTATTTGATCAAAATAGACGCATGCGTAGCGGAGAGATCCATTACTTCGATCACCCATTAATGGGCATGCTTATCCAAATTAGAAAAATAAAAGCATAA
- a CDS encoding peptidase U32 family protein, whose product MSKKIELLAPGGDVDAIKAAIIAGANAIYCGLDMFNARDRATNISFEALQGIIRLAHEFECEVFLTLNVVILEHEIKGVVKLLNKLVNTRIDGIIVQDLGVFNLVKKYFPSLLVHASTQLTTHNEGQILFLAKIGASRANLSRELNIGEIKSLTTLAHDHQVLTEVFVHGALCIAFSGQCYSSSVSVGNSGNRGRCSQACRDEYELTAAGNRFPLNLKDNSAYFDLPALVDAGVDSLKIEGRIKGAQYVHTVVDSWRKQVNEFVSTGLLIEDNSSLYKVFNRDFTNSFLQGNLTKDMFIDNPRDNSFTHANAQKNAISIVQIQEVQADLVEQKNAISADVAAKIKHLSIAKPSLTMHFSGQLNAPLKVSICFSGQSHQISSSSLLIKASDSSIDAGALDKRFKSFKQGAYLLDNIDCSALDEGLSVPFKELTVMKKEVAFLLNGQVKLIAPVNLPVLENHPKVFNKAKLSVLISSVDDIYLSELSSVDMYFKLPESFKKNDNYYIDVFLKHPHLIPWFPAVLIGKDYLEAVRLLDVVKPKQIVSNNTGVAFAANKMGIQWIAGPFLNTTNSHALLTLQEELDCSGAFISNELNNLQLRHIKRPKNFKLLYSIYHPILMMTSRQCFFQQTVGCKKAAIEDGCMLKCEKATTITNVKGFSFAVDKQKGGYPSIYNNEQFLNLQVIDELASLFDEFFIDLTNIGMGDKKSVEKADLMRLFNALISADSATKQDAKKELDERVLCTTDAQYVQGL is encoded by the coding sequence ATGAGTAAGAAAATTGAGTTATTAGCACCCGGTGGCGATGTTGATGCAATAAAAGCTGCTATTATTGCCGGTGCTAATGCCATCTATTGTGGCCTAGATATGTTTAATGCACGTGATCGTGCGACTAATATCTCATTTGAAGCGCTGCAAGGGATCATTCGCCTTGCTCATGAATTTGAATGTGAGGTGTTTCTAACCCTTAACGTGGTCATTTTAGAGCACGAAATCAAAGGCGTTGTTAAATTATTAAATAAATTAGTGAATACACGTATTGATGGCATTATTGTGCAAGATTTAGGTGTGTTTAATTTAGTTAAAAAATACTTCCCTAGCCTATTAGTACACGCCTCAACACAATTGACCACGCATAATGAAGGTCAAATATTATTCCTCGCTAAAATTGGCGCAAGCCGTGCAAACTTGTCTCGTGAACTCAATATCGGTGAAATTAAGAGCTTAACGACGCTTGCTCATGATCATCAAGTGTTAACAGAAGTCTTTGTGCATGGCGCGTTATGTATTGCCTTTTCGGGGCAATGTTATTCAAGCTCTGTGAGTGTGGGTAACTCTGGTAACCGAGGCCGTTGCAGTCAAGCGTGCCGCGATGAATATGAGTTAACCGCTGCTGGAAACCGTTTTCCTTTAAATTTAAAAGATAACTCTGCCTATTTTGATTTGCCGGCATTAGTGGATGCGGGAGTTGATTCGCTCAAAATAGAAGGGCGCATTAAAGGCGCGCAATATGTACATACGGTGGTGGATAGCTGGCGTAAACAAGTGAATGAATTTGTCAGTACAGGGCTTTTGATTGAAGACAACAGTTCACTTTATAAAGTGTTTAACCGTGATTTTACCAATTCATTTTTACAGGGTAATTTGACCAAAGACATGTTTATCGATAATCCTCGCGATAATAGTTTTACCCATGCTAACGCTCAAAAAAATGCCATTTCAATTGTGCAAATTCAAGAAGTGCAGGCAGATTTAGTGGAGCAAAAAAATGCTATCAGCGCGGATGTTGCCGCTAAAATAAAGCATTTGAGCATTGCTAAACCAAGCTTAACCATGCATTTTTCAGGGCAATTAAACGCACCATTAAAAGTGAGCATTTGTTTTTCAGGGCAATCTCATCAAATAAGCTCAAGCAGTTTATTAATTAAGGCATCTGACAGCTCAATTGATGCGGGCGCATTAGACAAACGCTTTAAATCGTTCAAACAAGGCGCATATCTACTCGATAATATCGATTGTAGCGCCCTTGATGAAGGTTTAAGTGTGCCCTTTAAAGAGCTGACTGTGATGAAAAAAGAAGTGGCTTTCTTACTCAACGGCCAAGTAAAACTGATTGCGCCAGTAAACTTGCCGGTGCTTGAAAACCATCCAAAAGTATTTAATAAAGCAAAACTTTCAGTGCTGATAAGCTCGGTCGATGATATCTACTTGAGTGAGTTAAGTAGCGTCGATATGTATTTTAAATTGCCCGAAAGCTTTAAGAAAAATGACAATTATTATATCGATGTGTTTTTAAAGCACCCGCATTTGATCCCTTGGTTCCCTGCTGTTTTAATTGGTAAAGATTACCTTGAGGCGGTGCGTTTACTTGACGTTGTCAAGCCTAAACAAATTGTTTCAAATAATACCGGCGTGGCGTTTGCTGCCAATAAGATGGGTATTCAATGGATAGCGGGGCCATTTTTAAACACCACTAACTCTCATGCATTACTGACCTTACAAGAAGAGTTAGATTGCAGTGGCGCGTTTATATCAAATGAGCTTAATAATTTACAACTGCGACATATTAAAAGACCAAAGAATTTTAAATTGCTGTATAGCATTTATCATCCCATTTTAATGATGACCAGTCGCCAGTGTTTCTTTCAACAAACGGTGGGCTGTAAAAAAGCGGCCATTGAAGATGGTTGTATGCTCAAATGTGAAAAAGCCACGACGATCACCAATGTAAAAGGCTTCTCGTTTGCGGTTGATAAACAAAAGGGCGGTTATCCGAGTATTTATAATAATGAGCAGTTTTTAAACCTGCAAGTTATTGATGAATTAGCTTCGTTGTTTGATGAGTTCTTTATTGATTTAACCAATATTGGCATGGGCGACAAAAAGTCTGTTGAGAAAGCGGATTTAATGCGTCTATTTAATGCATTGATAAGTGCAGATAGCGCGACTAAACAAGACGCTAAAAAAGAGCTTGATGAGCGCGTGCTGTGCACGACAGATGCGCAATACGTACAGGGTCTTTAA
- a CDS encoding VF530 family DNA-binding protein codes for MNIEEQKNNPLHGLKTEVLLTELVEYYGWTILYTAMRFHCFKVNPSIEGSLTFLKKTEWARIKIENFYLSRFKRMPRPLDHEIDLLPRERGFSLHIVTRSPMELTVESIELSQAKAASAHQQYSEDKRQKHQASRNDYDRPKDRRANKPKASQEEVPYDPSNPWNK; via the coding sequence ATGAATATTGAAGAACAAAAGAACAATCCATTACATGGATTAAAAACAGAAGTGTTACTCACAGAATTAGTGGAATACTATGGTTGGACCATTCTCTATACAGCGATGCGTTTTCACTGCTTTAAAGTGAACCCTTCTATTGAAGGTAGTTTAACGTTTTTGAAAAAAACCGAATGGGCGCGTATTAAAATAGAGAATTTTTATTTATCACGTTTTAAACGTATGCCTCGTCCGCTTGATCATGAAATTGATCTACTGCCGCGTGAACGTGGGTTTTCGTTACATATTGTGACCCGCTCTCCAATGGAGCTTACGGTTGAGTCTATTGAACTCTCCCAAGCGAAAGCTGCGTCAGCGCATCAACAGTATAGTGAAGATAAGCGTCAGAAACACCAAGCATCACGCAATGATTACGATCGTCCTAAAGATCGCCGTGCTAATAAACCAAAAGCGTCTCAAGAAGAAGTGCCGTATGATCCGAGTAATCCTTGGAATAAATGA
- a CDS encoding PfaD family polyunsaturated fatty acid/polyketide biosynthesis protein yields the protein MAVLKLAVQNIDWAWKVDSAQIKTQSSEIKEALMCLDKPVYIAQSGSDLGVLQQTSMTGDVPVQAFAQALLATDLGDPQFKKQHNVKYAYHGGAMANGIASVELVVALGKAGMLCSFGAAGLIPQVIEDSILRIQAQLPNGPYAVNLIHAPAEEALERGAVQTFLKLGVETVEASAYLGLTEHIVWYRVAGLSQNADGSVHIKNKVIAKISRTEVARHFMQPAPQKLLDKLLSQNKITPLQAELALKVPMADDITAEADSGGHTDNRPFLTLLPTIIALRDEIQTQYQYADLLRVGAGGGIGTPEAVLAAFNMGAAYIVLGSVNQACVEAGASEHTRKLLSNVEMADVTMAPAADMFEMGVKLQVVKRGSMFAMRANKLYEIYVNYNSIDEIPAPLREQIEKQIFRQSLESVWSTTQSFFAERDAQMLERAMQHPKRKMALIFRWYLGLSSRWSNEGEKGREMDYQIWAGPSLGAFNQWVKGTYLEDYKKRGAVDVAMHLLKGAAYLQRINQLKMQSVDLPVNLQKYTVS from the coding sequence ATGGCGGTTTTAAAATTAGCAGTGCAAAATATTGATTGGGCTTGGAAGGTTGATAGCGCGCAGATAAAAACTCAAAGTAGCGAGATCAAAGAGGCGTTAATGTGTTTAGATAAGCCTGTTTATATTGCGCAATCGGGATCTGATTTAGGGGTGTTACAACAAACCTCAATGACCGGCGATGTGCCGGTGCAAGCTTTTGCGCAAGCCTTACTGGCAACCGATCTTGGCGATCCTCAATTTAAAAAGCAGCATAATGTAAAATATGCCTATCACGGTGGTGCCATGGCAAATGGCATTGCATCGGTTGAATTAGTGGTGGCATTAGGTAAAGCGGGGATGCTTTGCTCTTTTGGTGCTGCTGGGCTTATCCCTCAGGTCATTGAAGACTCTATTTTACGCATTCAAGCGCAACTGCCAAACGGGCCTTATGCGGTTAATTTAATTCACGCGCCTGCCGAAGAAGCGCTAGAGCGTGGCGCCGTGCAAACGTTTTTAAAATTGGGCGTTGAAACGGTAGAAGCCTCTGCTTATTTAGGTTTAACCGAGCATATTGTTTGGTACCGCGTGGCAGGCTTAAGCCAAAATGCAGACGGCAGTGTGCACATCAAAAATAAAGTGATCGCGAAAATTTCACGCACCGAAGTAGCGCGTCATTTTATGCAACCTGCACCTCAAAAGTTACTTGATAAATTATTAAGCCAAAATAAAATAACGCCGTTACAAGCTGAACTGGCGTTAAAAGTGCCGATGGCAGATGACATTACGGCAGAAGCCGATTCGGGTGGACACACTGATAATCGTCCTTTTTTAACCTTGTTACCGACGATCATTGCCTTGCGTGATGAAATACAAACACAATATCAATATGCAGACCTTCTACGTGTGGGTGCCGGTGGTGGTATCGGAACCCCAGAAGCGGTGCTTGCCGCCTTTAATATGGGCGCCGCATACATTGTACTTGGCTCGGTAAATCAAGCGTGCGTTGAAGCAGGCGCCTCTGAGCATACCCGTAAATTATTATCTAACGTTGAAATGGCGGACGTGACCATGGCGCCGGCTGCCGATATGTTTGAAATGGGCGTGAAGTTACAAGTGGTTAAACGTGGCTCTATGTTTGCGATGCGCGCCAATAAACTCTATGAGATATATGTTAATTACAATAGCATTGATGAGATCCCTGCGCCGCTGCGTGAGCAAATAGAGAAACAAATATTTAGGCAAAGTTTAGAAAGTGTATGGTCTACCACCCAATCCTTTTTTGCTGAGCGCGACGCGCAAATGCTTGAACGGGCGATGCAACACCCTAAACGTAAAATGGCATTAATTTTCCGTTGGTATTTAGGGCTTTCATCTCGCTGGTCAAATGAAGGTGAAAAAGGCCGTGAAATGGATTATCAAATTTGGGCTGGGCCTAGTCTTGGTGCATTTAATCAATGGGTAAAAGGCACTTATTTAGAAGATTATAAAAAACGCGGTGCGGTCGATGTTGCGATGCATTTACTCAAAGGGGCTGCTTATTTACAGCGCATTAATCAATTAAAAATGCAAAGCGTAGATCTTCCGGTCAATTTACAAAAATATACTGTGAGTTAG
- a CDS encoding hotdog fold thioesterase: protein MENIAIVGIANLFPGSSQPDAFWEQLLNKQDLRSKITEQEMGVDPLEYLGKKGDVDKFYCMYGGYIRNFNFDVSSFVDHGFDADYLMGLDELNKWGLYVTEQALKNAGYWGSASLQQCGLILGNLSFPTRSSNHLFLPFYHHVVEQALQSITHRDFKLKNFTAPRKIEADNALIAGYPSALLAKVAGLGGAHFSLDAACASSCYSLKLACDMLHTGEADMMLAGAVSGADPMFVNMGFSIFQAFPDNNKHAPFDSASKGLFAGEGAGMMVLKRHSDALRDGDTIHAIIKGGALSNDGKGEFILSPSSKGQVLAYERAYADANVSPSDVGYIECHTTGTPKGDNVELNSMEVFFSKYNTKPLLGSAKSNLGHLLTAAGMPGMTKAIYALNKGKIPATISLKNAIKTKLGYLTQAQIPTDTVNWESKNGKPLVAGVSVFGFGGSNAHLVLEGADAPFIKRFNQPKPRALMSIVGMDCLLSGVDSIVAFDALLKSNKNTFIELPPKRWKGIQNDAQVMRTLGLKKAPKGGYIEKFDIDFLRFKVPPNAQDCLIPQQLMMMKVADNAAKDGALTEGSNVAVLVAMGMELDIHQYRGRVNLSTQIEQSLKEQGITLTELQRAELINIAKESIASPAQLNQYTSFIGNLMASRISALWDFSGPAFTVSSEENSVYRCLQIAQSLFATSDVEAVLIASVDLAGSFENVSLRQRYGPVSENASSHADPLRNKEWLLGEGAGAIVLRRSELNDARYAQLDAISFAPGSDAKAIKKASAKACQLASISANEIDHVEAFASGFEADNAAETEAFTQLYPHVKPDSVKRQIGHLFNASGMFSLIKSALLVNSKQAKQVAINGLGHDMSCAHLLVSNAEPMRKLAHVVSKKSAFSLVKPIYLGGADIKQTIVDARSMRVFETIKQQLQNKPASTLSNRVDIDLLKVTKKAPLSALTLTPPEATMTSQVKTKISAEIYQQADAQRAFIEARKVAGEQIAAMIKLQVNALSGDHQAATISTLTAAPEILSAYHYPPLQLIERFNQPEKVLYDQAALIEFAEGDISKVFGSEYKIIDSYARRVRLPTTDYLLVSRVTKLDAQIHEYKKSSMFTEYDIPVDAPFLIDGQIPWSVAVESGQCDLMLISYIGIDFQNKSERIYRLLDCELTFLEEMSFGGETLRYEIHIDSYAKNGEQLLFFFHYDCYVGDKKVLIMRNGCAGFFTDAELADGKGVVHNDKDKREFATAKKSTFNALIPNQNTYYDRAKMMQLVKGNISACMGSEYDQQGRNPSLKFSSEKFLMIERITKIDAHGGHWGLGVIEGQKDIDPKHWYFPCHFKGDQVMAGSLMSEGCGQVAMFFMLWLGMHKDLENARFQPMRGEAQTVRCRGQVTPQVNTLTYRLEVTAMGMSPRPFIKANVDIILDGKVVVDFKNLCLEMVEQDANSPYPLQLPQSAMRTKKALVKAPVAIDDPLLAFDERGVQPFKNTSRPLMRVESDTHARREKGVLPVKHFSAPMHKGQNRTPDTVPFTPYHMFEFATGNISQCFGKDFDVYKGRIPPRTPCGDLQVVTQVIDVQGTRLDLKKPASCVAEYYVPADAWYFTKNNAQDWIPYSLLMEIALQPNGFISGYMGTTLVYPEKDLFFRNLDGNGELLINIDLRGKTIVNKSVLLSTTMAGGMIVQSFTFDLFVDEVKFYQGSAVFGYFGADALANQLGMDKGELQTPWFIEHKSAAQDIEVFDLSNKALPFYHPADDKKQYCLAGGQLNFLDTVSIVEGGGSEQLGYIYGERCIDADDWFFRYHFHQDPVMPGSLGVEAIIELLQTYALKNDLGAQFKNPRFSTPLTKVLWKYRGQITPLNKQMSVDVHITQIIKTDNEVRIVGNANLSKDGLRIYSVQDIVLSIIEQA, encoded by the coding sequence ACTGATCTTGGGTAATTTATCGTTTCCTACGCGGTCGTCCAATCATCTGTTTTTACCTTTTTATCATCACGTCGTAGAGCAAGCACTGCAAAGCATTACGCACCGTGACTTTAAATTGAAAAACTTCACGGCGCCGAGAAAGATTGAAGCAGATAATGCATTGATCGCGGGTTATCCCTCAGCATTATTGGCAAAAGTAGCCGGTTTAGGTGGGGCGCATTTCTCTTTAGATGCCGCTTGTGCATCATCTTGTTATAGCTTGAAGCTTGCATGTGACATGCTGCATACGGGTGAGGCAGATATGATGCTTGCGGGCGCAGTATCCGGGGCTGATCCTATGTTTGTGAACATGGGCTTCTCTATTTTCCAAGCGTTTCCAGATAATAATAAACACGCCCCGTTTGATAGTGCCTCAAAAGGCCTTTTTGCCGGCGAAGGCGCGGGCATGATGGTGTTAAAACGCCACAGTGACGCACTGCGTGATGGCGATACTATTCACGCTATTATTAAAGGTGGCGCCTTATCTAATGATGGCAAAGGGGAGTTTATTTTAAGTCCGAGTAGCAAAGGGCAGGTACTTGCTTATGAGCGCGCTTATGCGGATGCGAATGTGTCACCGAGCGATGTTGGCTATATCGAATGCCATACGACGGGGACGCCAAAAGGCGATAACGTTGAGCTTAATTCAATGGAGGTTTTCTTTTCTAAATATAACACTAAACCTTTATTAGGCTCGGCCAAATCAAACTTAGGACACTTATTGACAGCTGCCGGCATGCCCGGCATGACGAAAGCTATTTATGCGCTCAATAAGGGTAAAATTCCTGCCACGATCAGTTTAAAAAATGCCATTAAAACCAAGCTTGGTTATTTAACACAAGCACAAATCCCAACGGATACCGTGAACTGGGAAAGCAAAAATGGCAAGCCTCTCGTTGCCGGCGTGAGCGTTTTTGGTTTTGGGGGCAGTAATGCACATTTGGTATTAGAGGGCGCAGACGCACCCTTTATTAAACGTTTTAATCAGCCTAAGCCACGTGCATTAATGAGTATTGTGGGCATGGACTGTTTACTTTCGGGTGTTGACTCGATTGTGGCATTTGACGCGTTACTCAAAAGCAATAAAAACACATTTATAGAATTACCACCGAAGCGTTGGAAAGGCATACAAAATGACGCACAAGTGATGCGTACGTTAGGCTTAAAGAAAGCGCCGAAAGGTGGCTATATTGAAAAGTTTGATATCGACTTCTTACGTTTTAAAGTGCCACCTAATGCGCAAGATTGTTTGATACCGCAACAATTAATGATGATGAAAGTGGCTGATAATGCAGCCAAAGATGGGGCGTTAACAGAAGGGAGTAATGTTGCCGTACTCGTGGCAATGGGCATGGAGCTCGATATTCATCAATATCGTGGACGCGTTAATTTAAGTACGCAAATTGAGCAAAGCTTAAAAGAGCAGGGCATTACATTAACGGAGCTGCAACGCGCAGAGCTTATTAATATTGCCAAAGAGAGCATTGCATCGCCAGCGCAGTTAAACCAATATACGAGTTTTATTGGTAACTTAATGGCGTCGCGTATCTCTGCATTGTGGGACTTTTCAGGGCCCGCTTTTACGGTTTCAAGTGAAGAGAACTCTGTTTATCGTTGCTTACAAATTGCGCAAAGCTTATTTGCAACCTCGGATGTTGAAGCGGTGTTGATTGCCAGTGTTGATTTGGCGGGATCATTTGAAAATGTCAGTTTGCGTCAGCGCTATGGCCCAGTCAGTGAAAATGCATCAAGCCATGCTGATCCGCTGCGTAATAAAGAGTGGTTACTCGGTGAAGGTGCGGGCGCCATTGTATTACGTCGTAGTGAGCTCAATGATGCACGTTACGCGCAACTTGACGCAATTAGTTTTGCACCCGGCAGTGATGCCAAAGCCATCAAAAAAGCGAGCGCAAAGGCGTGCCAATTAGCAAGCATCAGCGCCAACGAGATAGATCATGTGGAAGCCTTTGCCAGTGGTTTTGAAGCAGATAATGCTGCGGAGACAGAAGCCTTTACGCAACTTTACCCGCACGTTAAACCCGATTCGGTTAAGCGTCAAATTGGTCATCTTTTTAATGCATCAGGTATGTTTAGCTTAATAAAATCGGCGCTTTTAGTGAATTCAAAACAGGCAAAACAGGTCGCGATTAATGGTTTAGGTCATGATATGAGCTGTGCGCATCTGCTTGTTTCAAATGCAGAGCCTATGCGAAAACTTGCGCATGTTGTCAGTAAAAAAAGCGCATTTTCGTTAGTGAAACCGATTTATCTTGGCGGCGCCGATATTAAACAAACGATTGTTGACGCGCGCTCAATGCGCGTTTTTGAAACTATTAAGCAACAATTACAAAATAAACCCGCGAGCACGCTATCTAACCGTGTTGATATTGACCTATTAAAAGTCACTAAAAAGGCGCCATTAAGCGCATTAACCCTTACTCCACCGGAAGCTACCATGACGTCGCAAGTTAAAACTAAGATCAGTGCTGAAATATATCAACAAGCAGACGCGCAACGTGCTTTTATTGAGGCGCGAAAAGTCGCGGGCGAGCAAATTGCCGCCATGATAAAATTACAAGTGAACGCGTTAAGTGGCGATCATCAAGCTGCCACGATTTCAACTCTCACCGCAGCACCTGAGATTTTGAGTGCTTATCATTATCCGCCATTACAACTTATTGAGCGCTTTAATCAGCCTGAGAAGGTACTTTATGATCAAGCTGCGCTTATTGAGTTTGCAGAAGGTGATATTAGTAAGGTATTTGGATCGGAATATAAAATTATCGACAGTTATGCACGGCGTGTGCGTTTGCCAACCACCGATTATCTTTTAGTGAGTCGGGTAACCAAACTCGACGCACAAATACATGAATATAAAAAATCATCGATGTTTACCGAATATGATATTCCAGTCGATGCTCCCTTTTTAATTGATGGGCAGATCCCTTGGTCTGTTGCCGTGGAGTCGGGACAATGTGATTTGATGTTGATCTCCTACATTGGTATTGATTTTCAAAATAAAAGTGAGCGTATTTATCGTTTACTGGATTGTGAGTTAACCTTTTTAGAAGAGATGTCTTTTGGCGGCGAAACATTACGTTATGAGATCCATATTGACTCGTATGCAAAAAATGGCGAACAATTGCTGTTCTTTTTCCATTACGATTGTTATGTCGGAGACAAAAAAGTACTGATCATGCGCAATGGTTGTGCGGGTTTCTTTACCGATGCTGAGCTTGCAGATGGCAAGGGTGTGGTACATAACGACAAAGATAAACGTGAATTTGCCACAGCGAAAAAATCGACGTTTAATGCGCTGATCCCAAATCAGAATACTTATTATGATCGCGCAAAAATGATGCAATTGGTCAAAGGTAACATCAGTGCCTGTATGGGATCTGAATATGATCAACAGGGACGTAATCCGTCACTGAAATTCTCTTCTGAGAAATTCTTAATGATTGAGCGCATTACTAAGATTGATGCGCATGGCGGGCATTGGGGACTGGGTGTTATTGAAGGTCAAAAAGATATTGATCCGAAGCATTGGTATTTCCCTTGTCACTTTAAAGGCGATCAAGTGATGGCAGGCTCATTGATGTCAGAAGGTTGTGGCCAAGTTGCGATGTTCTTTATGCTTTGGCTTGGCATGCATAAAGACTTAGAGAATGCGCGTTTTCAGCCGATGCGTGGCGAGGCGCAAACAGTGCGTTGTCGTGGTCAGGTTACCCCGCAAGTTAATACATTAACCTATCGCCTTGAAGTCACCGCGATGGGCATGTCACCGCGTCCGTTTATCAAAGCTAATGTTGATATTATATTAGACGGGAAAGTGGTCGTTGATTTTAAAAACCTATGCCTTGAGATGGTTGAGCAAGATGCCAACTCACCTTATCCGCTACAATTACCACAGAGCGCAATGCGCACCAAGAAAGCGTTAGTGAAAGCGCCGGTGGCGATTGATGATCCCTTACTCGCGTTTGATGAGCGAGGCGTGCAACCCTTTAAAAATACAAGTCGTCCTTTAATGCGCGTCGAGTCAGATACGCATGCGCGCCGTGAAAAAGGCGTATTACCGGTGAAACATTTTTCAGCGCCGATGCATAAAGGCCAAAACAGAACGCCAGATACAGTGCCTTTTACGCCTTATCATATGTTTGAATTTGCGACGGGTAATATCTCTCAATGTTTTGGTAAAGATTTTGATGTTTATAAAGGACGCATCCCACCGCGCACGCCTTGTGGCGACCTACAAGTTGTCACGCAGGTTATTGACGTGCAAGGCACGCGATTAGATTTAAAGAAACCGGCCAGTTGTGTGGCTGAATATTATGTGCCGGCAGATGCGTGGTATTTTACTAAAAACAATGCGCAAGATTGGATCCCTTATTCACTCTTAATGGAAATAGCATTGCAACCCAATGGCTTTATTTCCGGCTATATGGGCACAACGCTTGTTTATCCTGAAAAAGATCTGTTTTTCCGCAATCTTGATGGCAATGGTGAGTTGCTTATTAACATTGATTTACGCGGTAAAACCATTGTTAATAAATCTGTCTTATTAAGCACCACGATGGCTGGGGGCATGATAGTACAAAGCTTTACCTTTGATCTTTTTGTTGATGAGGTAAAATTCTATCAAGGTAGTGCGGTGTTCGGCTATTTTGGTGCGGACGCACTCGCCAATCAATTAGGTATGGATAAAGGTGAATTACAAACGCCTTGGTTTATTGAGCATAAAAGTGCAGCACAAGATATTGAAGTATTTGATTTAAGTAATAAAGCCTTACCTTTTTATCACCCTGCAGACGATAAAAAACAGTATTGTTTAGCGGGCGGTCAGCTTAACTTCTTAGACACAGTGTCGATTGTTGAAGGCGGAGGCAGTGAGCAACTGGGTTATATTTATGGTGAACGCTGTATTGATGCGGATGATTGGTTCTTCCGTTATCATTTCCATCAAGATCCAGTGATGCCGGGCTCTTTAGGGGTTGAAGCTATCATTGAGTTATTACAAACGTATGCACTTAAAAATGATTTAGGGGCGCAATTTAAAAATCCGCGTTTTAGCACGCCATTAACCAAGGTTTTATGGAAATATCGTGGCCAGATCACGCCACTTAATAAACAAATGAGTGTTGATGTGCATATAACACAAATTATTAAAACAGATAATGAAGTACGTATAGTGGGTAATGCCAATTTATCGAAAGATGGTTTGCGTATTTATAGTGTGCAAGATATTGTGCTGAGCATTATTGAACAAGCATAA